The following DNA comes from Deltaproteobacteria bacterium.
GTCGATCGCGAGCGGTAGGCCGCTGCCGTCGGCTTCGATGTCGAGCACGTCGGCCGCCGCTCGCGCCCATGCGTCGGCGCGGCCGCGCGCGAGCGCGACCGGCGCGACGACGGCCGCCACCCGGTCGGCGAGCGCGATCGGGTCGCTCGGGTCAGGCGGTGCGTCGCGCAGGGCGGCGAGGGCGGCGCGCGCGTCGCGGCCGCGCGCCTCGGCCCAGACTTCCATCGCGGCGGCGGCGGACGCCGCGGCGAAGGCGTCGGCGGCCGCGAGGGCGCGGTCCACCGTGTCGACCGCGGCGGTCGCGGCGCGAGTGCGTGCGTCGTCCGCGCCGCCGGGGCGCGCCGTGGCGGCCTCGATGGCGATCGCGGCGCCGTCGAGGTCGCCGCGCGCGACCGCGTCGATCGAACGCAGCACGAGGTCGGCGGCCGCCGCGAGCGCGAGCGCGTCGGCGAGCCGCGCATAGCTGGCGGCGTCGCGGCCGGCGCGCGCCAGCCGCTCGCCGTCGGCGCCGGCGGCGAGCGCGCCGTCGACCCACGCCGCGACGGCCGCGGGCAGTCTCGGGCGGTGTTTGGCCGACAGCAGCGCGTCCCAGTACAGCGCGAGCTGCAGTCGCAGGGCGCCGGCGCGAGCCCGCACACGCGCGCGCTCGGCGGCCGACAGCGCCATCGCGGCGGGCGGGACCGGGCGCGGCGCGGGCAGGGCGCGGCCGGTGACCGCGTGAAAGGCCGCGCGCAGGTCCCCGGGCGGCGCGGTCGCCGCCGGCGTCGCGGGACCGGGCACCGCCGGCACGAGGGTGCCGTCGGGGGCGACCGCTCCGGCGACGGCGGCGCCGGGACGCGGCGCGGCGCCGGTGACCGCCGCGAGCGCCGCGACGGCGACCGCGCCGGATGCGGCCGCGTCGGCGGCGCCGGGCGGGTCCACCTCGATCCACAACCGGTCGGCCGGCGCGCCCACCGCGTCGGCCGCGGCCAGGCGCGCGAGCGCCGTGGCGGCGGTCGCTGCGGGCGCCGTCCCGTCCGGGCTTCGGTGCGGCGCGCGGCGCACCGGTCGGGCGCGCACGCGGAGCGGCGCGCGGCCGTCCGATACGCGCGCGGCGCCGCCGAGCGGCGCGAACGCCACGACCGCGCCGCGGCCGGGCGTGGTCGCGAGCACGAGGCCGCCGCGCACCTCCGGCACCGCCAGCGGCGCGACGTCCACGACCCGCGGCCGCGCGAGCAACTCGCGCGGCGGCGGCGGAAACCGCGGCGCGCGCGGCGGGCTCGCGCAGCCCGCGAGCGCGGCGAGCGCGCAGGCGGCGCGCCACGCGGGGCCGGTCGGCGGCGACATTTTGTTAGGATAGCGCGAGCTGGGAGGATTGATGGCCCACCGCGTACTCCTCGTCGACGACTCGGCCGCCACGCGCGCGTTCGCCGCGGCCGCGCTCGAGGAGGTCGGCGGGTGGGAGGTGGAGGTCGCCGGGGGCGGCGCCGAGGCGCTGGCGCTGCTCCAGCGCGGCGCGTTCGACGTCGTCGTCACCGACGTGAACATGCCGGACATCAACGGCCTCGAACTCATCCGGTTCGTCCGCGGCCACGAGCGGCACGCCGCGCTGCCGGTGCTCGTGATCTCGACCGAGGGCCGCGACCGCGACGTCGACCGGGCGATGGCGCTCGGAGCGACGGATTACCTCGCGAAGCCGTTTTCCCCCGAGCAGCTCGTGGCCGCGGTGCGCGCGCTGCTCGGCGACCGCACGGGCGAGTGAGCGAGCCGCCGGTGGACGTGCGACGGGAACACGGACCAGAACGGGCGGCGCGCCGCGCGGGCGATCGGGGCGCGGCCGGCGGCGCGACCGCGCGTGCGGAGGTCTGAGCGATGGCGGTGTCGGACAAGGCGCTGAGCGAGTTTTTGGCCGAGGCGCAGGAGATCGTCGACGCGCTGTCGAACCATCTGCTGCGGCTCGACGAGCAGCGGGATCCCCGCGGCGACGCCGAGCCGGACCCGGAGCTGCTCAACGAGTGTTTTCGCGGGGTGCATTCGCTCAAGGGGCTCGCGGGCATGTTCGGGGTCGCGCCGCTCGCGGACGCGGCGCACCGGCTCGAGACGGTGCTCGACCACATGCGGCTCGGCCGCATGGCCGCGTCGGCGGACGTGATCGACCTGCTGTTCGAGGCGGTCGAGCTGTTCGGTCGGATCATCGGCGCGGTCGCCGAGGGCGGCGAGGTCGACGCCGATCGCGTGGCGGCCTACCTGGCCCGGCTCGACGCGGCCGCGGCGGTGTCCGACGCCGGCGATGCCGGCGGCCTCGGCGATTTCGACCTGCCGGACGCGATCTTGTCGGTGCTCACCGAGTACGAGGAGCATCGCCTCGCCGAGAACATCAAGCGCGGCCGCCGGATCTACCTGTTGTCCGCCGCGTTCGATTTGATGGACATCGACAAGGGGCTCGAGCGCGTCAAAGCGCGCATCAAGCCGATCGGCGAGGTGATCTCCTACCTGCCGAGCGCCGACTCGATCGACGACACGGCGATCCAACTCGACGTGCTGGTCGGGGCGGCCGCGACGGCGGCCGAGGTGCGCGCGGCGGTCGACGACCCGGCCGTCGAGGTGACCGAGGTGCGCCGCAAGGGGGACCGGCGCGCGCGCGCGGAGCCGCCGCCGGACGCCTCGCGGAGCGATGCCGGCGCGGCCGGGGCGCCGGAGCCGCCGCGGGCGGCCGGGGCGCCGGAGCCGGCCTCTGCGGCGCGGTCGCGCGCGGCCGCGCCGCCCGCGCCGCCGGCTGTCGCCGCCGACGACCTCGGCACGCTGCGGTCCGTCACCCAGACGGTGCGCGTCGACATCCGCAAGCTGGACGCCTTGATGAATGCCGTGTCGGAGCTGACGATCGTCCACTCGGGCCTGCAGGGCGTGCTCGACCGCATCGCGTCGCGGCTCGATCTCGCCGACGAGGCGCGGGCGCTCACCCGCGAAGTGCGCGCGCTCGAGCGCCGCCTCGCCGAACTGCAGACCGGCATCCTCGAAGTGCGCATGGTGCCGATGCGCCAGGTATTCGACAAGCTCACTCGGGTCGTGCGCCGGATCTCCCGCGAGTCGGGCAAGGAGATCCGCCTGGACATCTTCGGCGCCGACACGGAGCTCGACAAGCTCATCGTCGAGGACCTGTCCGACCCGCTGATGCACATCATCCGCAACGCGATCGACCACGGCATCGAGATGCCGTCGGTGCGCGAGGCGGCCGGTAAGCCGCCCGTCGGCACGATTCGCGTCGGCGCGCGGCCTCAGGGCAGCCGCGTGGTCGTCACGGTGGCCGACGACGGCGCGGGCATCGACCCGGCGCGCGTGGTCGAGGCCGCCGTCGCCCGCGGACTGATCGATCCCGACGCCGCGCGCGACATGGCGGATCGCGACGCGTTCAACTTGCTGTTTCTGCCGGGGATGTCGACGCGCGAGCGCGCCACCGAGCTGTCGGGACGTGGCGTCGGGCTCGACGTGGTCAAGACCAACATCGCGCGCCTGTCCGGCTTGATCGACGTGACGTCGCGCGTCGGCGAGGGAACCGAGTTTGCCATCACGCTGCCGATCACGCTGGCGATCATTCAAGCACTGGTCGTCGCGGTGGCGGGGCGCACCTACGCGATCCCGCTCAACAGCATCGTCGAGAGCTTCGCGCTGGCGCGCGGCGACGTGCAGACCGTCGAGGGGCGCCAGGTGTGCAGCCTGCGCCAGCAGACGCTGCTTCTGTGCCGGCTCGAGGACGTGTTCGGGCTCGACCGTCCCGCCGGCACGACGCGACCGGACGACCAGTACGTCGTCGTGCTCGGCCTCGCGCAACATCGCATCGGGCTCGTCGTCGACGAACTCGTCGGCGAGCGCGACATCGTGATCAAGTCGCTGGGCGCGGCGCTGGCCGACGTGCCGGGCATCGCGGGGGCCACGGAACTCAGCCACCAGCAGACCGTACTCGTGCTCGACGTGCCGGGGCTGGTCGAGGAGGCGCTCGCCGGCGCGGGCGCGTCGGAGGCCGCGTGATGTCTCCGCCGTCCGACGATCTGCGCGCGAAGCTGTCGCAACTGGCGACCGAGGACACGTTCCTCAATGCGTACGCGCGGCGACGCGCCCGATCGGCCACCGGCAGCGAGTGGATCGGGTTTTGCGTCGCCGGCGAGACCTACGCATTGCCGATCGGCGACCTGCGCGAGATTCTCAAGGTGCCGCCGATTACGGAGGTGCCGCGCGTGCCGCGGTTCGTCCTCGGGGTTGCGCCGGTGCGAGGCATGGTCGTCCCGATCCTGTGCATGCGCCGGCGGCTCGGGTTTCCTCCGGCGCCGATCGGTCGGTCGAGCCGCGTGCTCGTGTGCGAGGTCGACGGCGAGCGCTACGGGCTGCTGGTCGACGCGGTGTCGGCGGTCGAGCGGCTGCAGGAGGGGCAAATCGAGCGGTCCCCCCAGCTCGGCGGCGGCGCCGCGGCCGAGTTCGTCGCCGGGATCGGCCGGGCGGGCGCCCGGCTGATCATCCTGCTGGACGCGCGCGCGGTCGTCACCTTTTCGTCGCGGGAGGCGCGATGATGCAGGTCGCCACCTTCTTCGTCGGCGCTCAGGAGTATGCGCTCGACATCCTGCGCATCAAGGAGATCATCGTGCCGCTGCCGATCACGCGCGTACCGCGCGCGCCGGCGTTCATCGAGGGCATCATCGAGCTGCGCGGGGCGGTGTTGCCGGTGATCGATCTGCGCAAGCGCTTCGGGACCGACGCCGGGCCGCCGGCGCGGTCCACCAAGTATGTGCTCGCGACCGTCGCTCGCCACGTCGTCGGCCTGATCGTGGACCGGGTCGGCGAGGTGCTGACTCTCGACGAGGCCGATCTGCTCGCGCCGCCGGAGTTGGCGGTTGGCGAGGGGGCTCGCTTCGTGACCGCCGTGTGCCGGCGAGGCGACCGGATGATCTTCGTGATCGACATCGACCAGGTGCTGTCGGAGGCGGAGCGGTCCGACCTCGTGCGGATGGGGGAGACCGCGTGACCGCGCCGTGCGTGGTGGTCGCGTGCGACGAGCCCGCGGTTCGCGACGCGGCGGTGGCTGCCGTGCGCTCGGCCGGCTACGACGCGATCGCGGTCGACCACGGGGATGCCGTGGTCGCTCTGCTCGACTCGCAGCCGCCGCCGGCGGCGCTCGTCGTCGACGTCGCGTTGCGCGGCCGCGCGGGCTACGAGCTGTGCGACGAGATCGCCGCCCGCGGATTGCCCACCCGCGTGGTACTCGTCGCGTCCGTCTACTCGAAAACGGCCTACAAGCGCAAGCCGGCCGACCTGTACGGCGCCGACGACTACGTCGAGCAGCACCACATCCCCGACCTGCTCGCGGCGAAGCTCGCGCGCCTGGTGCCGCCGCCGCGCCTGGTGCCGCCGCCGCGGCCGCACGATCCGGCTGCGCTGTCGCCGGCCGAACGCCGGGCGGCCGAGCGCTTGCGGGAGCGCGCCGACGAGCGACTGCGCGCGGACGACGCCGGACGCGACGCGCAGGAGCGCGCTCGCGCGCTCGCGCGCGTGATCGTCGCCGACCTCGTGCTCTACAGCGGCCGCGACGTCGGCGCGTGGCGCGCAGCGCGTGGCGGGCGCGATCGGCCGCTGCCGGACCGGCTGTTGCGCGATCTCGACGAGGCGCGCCGGCTGTTTGCGCTCGCGGTGCCGCGCGATGTCGCCGGCAGTCGCGACTACGTACTCGAAGCCCTGATGGAGTTTCTGCGCTCCCGTGGCTGAGCGGCGGCACACAGCAGCCGGGGATGTCGACGCTCGGCGCCGCGCGGTCGCGGCGACGTGGGACGCCGGTGAGGTGATCGCGGCGCTGGCGGACGACAGCTGGCGCGTGCGCAAGGCGGCGGTCGACCGCGCTGTGCGCTGGCACGACGCCGGCGAGATGGCGCGCGCGCTCGTCGACGTCCTGGCGGCGACCGACGACGTCGGCGCCCGCAACGCCGCGCTCGAGGCGCTCGAGCGGCTCGGCGCGCCCGCGGTCGATGCGCTCGTGGCGGCGCTCGAGGTGGACCAGCCGCACCGCAAGTTCCTGCTCGACGCGCTCGGCGGGTTCGCCGATCCGCGCGCGGTGCCGGCGCTCGCGCGCGGACTGGACGACCCCGACCCGAACGTCCAGGTCGCGGCGGCGGAAGCGCTCGGTCGGATCGGCGGGCCGGCGGCGGAGGCGGCGCTGTTGGCCTGCGCGGACCGGTCCGGCGGCATGGTGCAACTCACCGCGCTCGACGCGCTGGCCCAGGCGGGCGCGGTGGTGCCGGCGACGCGCGCGTTGCGCTGGGCGGACGTGCCGGTGGTGCGCGTGAGCGCTCTGCGGCTGCTCGGCAACGCGCGCGACCCGGCCGCGCTGCCCACGCTGGTCGCGGCGCTCGGAGACCGGACGCGCCGCGCGCGAGAGGCGGCCATCGAGGCGCTCGCTCGCTATGTCGACGACGGCGCGACCGACGCGCAGCGGGCGCTCGTCGCGCGCGAACTGCGCGCGCTCGGGCGTCCGGCGGTCGACCACCTGATCGAAGCGCTGGCGGCGCGGCAGCCCGAAGTGCGGCGCGCCGCGGCGCTCTTGCTCGGCGTCGGCCAGCACCGGGCCGCGGTCGCCCGCCTCGCCGAGCTGCTCGGCGATCCCGACGCCGGCGCGGCGGCCGCGCGCGCGATCGACGCGATGGGCCCGGCCGGCCACAGGGCGGCAGCGACTGCGCCGGACCCGGCGGGCGACCTGTCGGACGCCGACTTCGCCGCGCTCGCGGAGCTATTGCGCGCGCGGTGCGGCCTGCAGTTCGAGCGGGACGCCGCCTACCTGCTGCGCCGGCGCCTCGCGCCGCGGCTGGCGGCCGTCGGCGCGGCGAGCTTCCGC
Coding sequences within:
- a CDS encoding response regulator, which codes for MAHRVLLVDDSAATRAFAAAALEEVGGWEVEVAGGGAEALALLQRGAFDVVVTDVNMPDINGLELIRFVRGHERHAALPVLVISTEGRDRDVDRAMALGATDYLAKPFSPEQLVAAVRALLGDRTGE
- a CDS encoding chemotaxis protein CheA, which gives rise to MAVSDKALSEFLAEAQEIVDALSNHLLRLDEQRDPRGDAEPDPELLNECFRGVHSLKGLAGMFGVAPLADAAHRLETVLDHMRLGRMAASADVIDLLFEAVELFGRIIGAVAEGGEVDADRVAAYLARLDAAAAVSDAGDAGGLGDFDLPDAILSVLTEYEEHRLAENIKRGRRIYLLSAAFDLMDIDKGLERVKARIKPIGEVISYLPSADSIDDTAIQLDVLVGAAATAAEVRAAVDDPAVEVTEVRRKGDRRARAEPPPDASRSDAGAAGAPEPPRAAGAPEPASAARSRAAAPPAPPAVAADDLGTLRSVTQTVRVDIRKLDALMNAVSELTIVHSGLQGVLDRIASRLDLADEARALTREVRALERRLAELQTGILEVRMVPMRQVFDKLTRVVRRISRESGKEIRLDIFGADTELDKLIVEDLSDPLMHIIRNAIDHGIEMPSVREAAGKPPVGTIRVGARPQGSRVVVTVADDGAGIDPARVVEAAVARGLIDPDAARDMADRDAFNLLFLPGMSTRERATELSGRGVGLDVVKTNIARLSGLIDVTSRVGEGTEFAITLPITLAIIQALVVAVAGRTYAIPLNSIVESFALARGDVQTVEGRQVCSLRQQTLLLCRLEDVFGLDRPAGTTRPDDQYVVVLGLAQHRIGLVVDELVGERDIVIKSLGAALADVPGIAGATELSHQQTVLVLDVPGLVEEALAGAGASEAA
- a CDS encoding purine-binding chemotaxis protein CheW; the protein is MMSPPSDDLRAKLSQLATEDTFLNAYARRRARSATGSEWIGFCVAGETYALPIGDLREILKVPPITEVPRVPRFVLGVAPVRGMVVPILCMRRRLGFPPAPIGRSSRVLVCEVDGERYGLLVDAVSAVERLQEGQIERSPQLGGGAAAEFVAGIGRAGARLIILLDARAVVTFSSREAR
- a CDS encoding chemotaxis protein CheW, yielding MMQVATFFVGAQEYALDILRIKEIIVPLPITRVPRAPAFIEGIIELRGAVLPVIDLRKRFGTDAGPPARSTKYVLATVARHVVGLIVDRVGEVLTLDEADLLAPPELAVGEGARFVTAVCRRGDRMIFVIDIDQVLSEAERSDLVRMGETA
- a CDS encoding response regulator — encoded protein: MPARRPDDLRDRHRPGAVGGGAVRPRADGGDRVTAPCVVVACDEPAVRDAAVAAVRSAGYDAIAVDHGDAVVALLDSQPPPAALVVDVALRGRAGYELCDEIAARGLPTRVVLVASVYSKTAYKRKPADLYGADDYVEQHHIPDLLAAKLARLVPPPRLVPPPRPHDPAALSPAERRAAERLRERADERLRADDAGRDAQERARALARVIVADLVLYSGRDVGAWRAARGGRDRPLPDRLLRDLDEARRLFALAVPRDVAGSRDYVLEALMEFLRSRG